GCTGTCCTGGCTGCGAGTTCCCGCAACAGCACTAACTGCCGCTCACCGATAATCCGCTGGGTGTCATCGGTGTTGGCGCAGATAATGCCGCCCGTATTGCCTTGGTCATTGGGAACTGGGCTATAGGAAAAGGTGTAATAGGTTTCCTCTGGGTAGCCGTTGCGCTCCATAATCAGCAGCAGTGCTTCGTCATAAGTGCCCTCATTCTTGAGAGTCGCTGATTCTGCCCGAGGTCCGACCTGATCCCAAATCTCCCCCCACACTTGGGAAGCAGGTTGCCCAAGCGCCTGCGGGTGCTTGCCGCCGACGATCGCCTTATAAGCGTCGTTGTAGAGGTTAATGAGTTCCTCTCCCCACCAGACAAACATCGGTTGACGGGAGGTCAACATAATGCGTACAGCAGTCTTCAAGCTCTGCGACCAGTGCTCTATTGAACCCAGCGGTGTTTTAGACCAGTCGTGCGATCGCATCAACGTGCCCATCTCACCCCCGCCCGCAAACAGGTTCTCTACTGTCATCATCTCTCCGTTCTCGGTCATCATTCCTGCCCCTGCTCTGCGAAATACAAAGCCAAAAGCTGCTTGCTTCCGTTTTGAACTGCTTTTGAGGAGGACAGGCTAAGTTCATTAACGAATGACCGAATCTGCTTCAACGCCAAGGGCGAGGGCTGAATATGTCCATTCTCCCAGCGATTGATTGTCTCATAGGAAACACCCAACGCCTTTGCCAGCTGCACTTGAGTAAGCTTTGTTAACTGCCGAAGTTCGTGAATAAGTTTGCTGACTTTTGGTTGCATCAATACAGACGCTTGCTTGGGGGTTGCCCGTTTCACAGATCCCATAGGAAACTTGTTGATATGGCAGGTGTCATATCATTTTCAGTCAAATGGTAGAAAGGCTTATCCTTCTTCAGAGGGAGTTAAGCTGGCAATTTTTTTAGGTAATACTCTCTGTTTTGACTGTGATCCATCTCGGGAAATGCTTGTGCTTCCCTACTGCCAAACGAAGACTTTGGCTTCGTAAGGTCCCAAGTCGATCATGATGCCATCTTCCCCAGCTTCGACACTATAATTGCCTGTCCACTCATGCCATGTGCCAGCTTTTGGGAAGTTAGGAACTTGATACCCACCGAGGAAGTTTTCTGAAAAATTTGTTACGACAACCACGC
This window of the Chroococcidiopsis sp. CCMEE 29 genome carries:
- a CDS encoding PAS domain-containing protein, whose protein sequence is MMTENGEMMTVENLFAGGGEMGTLMRSHDWSKTPLGSIEHWSQSLKTAVRIMLTSRQPMFVWWGEELINLYNDAYKAIVGGKHPQALGQPASQVWGEIWDQVGPRAESATLKNEGTYDEALLLIMERNGYPEETYYTFSYSPVPNDQGNTGGIICANTDDTQRIIGERQLVLLRELAARTADARTFDEACTLSASCLETNPYDLPFAMIYLVDPDQQSISLAGTCGINRNHAAVPATVAFDSDSVWSFAEVIKTHQACLVSNLEASFGSLPTGAWQRSPHQAVVIPIAPSGQTGRTGILVIGLNPFRLFIAGINCHWRDFLCRRSFTLATGRR
- a CDS encoding helix-turn-helix transcriptional regulator encodes the protein MGSVKRATPKQASVLMQPKVSKLIHELRQLTKLTQVQLAKALGVSYETINRWENGHIQPSPLALKQIRSFVNELSLSSSKAVQNGSKQLLALYFAEQGQE